In Pseudothermotoga sp., the genomic window TTTGATGGGCTTCCCTGTAACATAACTTATCGAAAGAATGACACCTCCACGAGCATCTCCATCCAGCTTCGTCACAATGAAACCAGTCAATGAAAGTCTTTTATCGAACTCCGAAGCCGAATTCACAGCATCTTGACCAACCATCGCATCGACGACCATGAGTATCTCGTCTGGATCCATCATCGCCTTTATATCTTCAAGTTCCTTCATCATCTCTTCATCTATGTGGAGTCTACCAGCGGTGTCAAGCACAAGTACGTTGCAATGAAGATCTTCGGCAACTTTCAGTGCATCCTTGACGATCTTCAAAGCATTCTTCCTATCTCCACAGAAGACTGGCACATTTATGTTCTTACCAAGCTTTTCAAGCTGATCTATCGCAGCAGGTCTATAAGTATCTGCAGCAACGAGCAAAGGACTTCTACCAGATTTTCTCAAATACAAAGCCAACTTACCGGCAGTGGTGGTCTTTCCACTACCTTGAAGTCCTACGAGCATAACGACAGCTGGATGGTGCTTCAACTGCAATGGAACATTCGTACGTCCCATTATGTTTATGAGTTCATCTCTGACAATTTTGATGAATTGCTGATCCGGAGTGAAACTCTTGAGCACCTCTTCGCCGAGGGCTTTCTGTTTAACGGTTTCTATGAAATCTTTGACCACTTTATAGTTCACATCAGCTTCGAGCAGGGACAACTTCACCTGCTTCACCGCTTCACTGATGTTTTTCTCTGTTAACCTTCCTTGACCAGTTATCGCCCTGAAAACCTTCGATAGTTTTTCCTGAAGATTTTCGAACATCAGCAACACCTTTACTCATATTACGCTACCGTCGGTAAGAAATCAATTAACGCACGAAGCTTTTTCGATACGGTTAAAGCTCAATTATGTTACAAGTGTTGAACGATGAATGTGTGTGTTATTTTAATTGAAAAGAAAATATCATGAATGTATCACAAACCGATCCGAGATTTTTTCAACGAGTGTTCAACTTTTTGAGTGTTCTAAGTTAACTTATGTGCTGTATAAATTTGTTCGCATGGCGAAGTATTCAAATCCATTCAGAGCGCTTAGGAACAGAAACTATCTGTTGTTTTGGTTACCCCAGAGTGTTTCACTGATTGGAACTTGGATCGATACAACGCTCAGGGGTTGGGTTGCCGTCAACCTATTTTCAGAAAACGAAGCTGCAGGGTTCATAGGTTTGGTTGCCTTCCTGAAAGGTCTACCGACGGTGATACTCTCTCCAGTGTGCGGTGTTATGATAGACTGGTTTGGTCCCAAGAATGTTTTACTGTTCACACAAATAGCTGATGCATTGAATGCAACTTTGATGGCTTACTTGGTTCATAAAGGTGTTCTCAGTGCCCTTCAGTTGCTTTTCCTTAGCTTGGTCATGGGGATCTCCCAGGCGTTCTATTTACCTTCGCGAAACACTTTCATTGGGACCATAGTACCACGAAGCTTGTTATCAAACGCACTTGCATTACACGCAATGATATTCAATTTCGCCAGAATGATAGGTCCATCCATAGCTGGGTTCATCGTTGAATACAAAGGTATGAGCTTTGGTTTTCTAATCAATGCGATCACCTTCTTACCACTCATAGTCTCATTGTTTTTCATCAAAGGTGAAAAAGCTAACGTTCAACAACCTGAGCGAAATTTCTTTACTGACATGCGTGCAGGGGTTGTTTATATCGCATCCCACAAGGTATTACTGGTAACCTTCTTATCCTCAACAATTTATGCCGTTTTCGGGATGCCATACAGCATGCTCATGCAAGCGTTCGCAAAGAGCGCTGTGAAAACAGGGCTCGTAGGTTACGGGTTGATCATGGGGTCCATGGGCCTTGGAGCGTTGGTTGGGGCAATGCTTGCTGGTTCACTTGAAGTGGATACAGTCGTCAAATTCAGGGAAGAATATTTGATACTTTGGATAGGCTTGAGCACACTGGTTTCGTTCATGTATCCTCCTGCTGCTTTCGTGATGTCATTCGTGAACGGAGCTTCACAAACGATCTTTTTCAACACCGCTAATACGAGGACTCAATACCTTTCACCGGCGAACATGAAAGGTAGGACTATGTCGCTCTACGCTTTGATCAACAATGGAGGTTCACCCGTTGGTACTTTTCTGTTCGGCCTTTTGGGCAACAAAATTGGTATAAGGAATACATATGGTGTACTCGCTTCTGCAATGATTGCATATTTCTTGGCGAGAAAAAGTATCAAAGCTTTGCAAATCGACCTAGAGGATCTCCCTCAGATCAGATAACTTACACCGCTCACAATCACGCTTGCCAGCAGAATGTATCTCAACCAATCAATGCCTTTTTTGACTGCAAATTTAGCTCCAAACCAAGCACCCACCATGCTTCCGATGCCTAAAACGAGTCCAGCCAAAATTTGAACCTTCCCATTCAGGAGGAAGATGAGCAATGAAAAGGGTGTGTACAAAAGTACGATGAAGACCTTCAATGCGTTGTTTCGCACCAAATCAAGCCCAAGGAGGATGGCAGTGAAAAAGACGAAGAAGAAACCTACCCCAGCTTGTATGAAACCTCCATAGAAACCGATCCCAAAAAATATCAATGTCACCAGTGGAACATTGAAACGCACCTTTTGATTACCAGTCCACATGGAAGGTTTCGCAACAATGAAAAAGGCCATCATTAAAAGTAGAACGCCTACGATCCTTTTCAACAGCAACTGTGGAATGTTGATCACCACATAGCTACCCA contains:
- the ffh gene encoding signal recognition particle protein; protein product: MFENLQEKLSKVFRAITGQGRLTEKNISEAVKQVKLSLLEADVNYKVVKDFIETVKQKALGEEVLKSFTPDQQFIKIVRDELINIMGRTNVPLQLKHHPAVVMLVGLQGSGKTTTAGKLALYLRKSGRSPLLVAADTYRPAAIDQLEKLGKNINVPVFCGDRKNALKIVKDALKVAEDLHCNVLVLDTAGRLHIDEEMMKELEDIKAMMDPDEILMVVDAMVGQDAVNSASEFDKRLSLTGFIVTKLDGDARGGVILSISYVTGKPIKFIGVGEKLDAFEPFYPDRIAGRILGLGDILSLIEKVEKELDREKMEVTAKKLLQSQFTLEDFREQLRELKKLGPLASIVEMLPGAPKIDVEASEKELKKIEAIINSMTPEERRNPRILNASRKLRIAKGSGTTVQDINKLLKSYEQMRELVQKLKHGKLKLPFGL
- a CDS encoding MFS transporter, which encodes MAKYSNPFRALRNRNYLLFWLPQSVSLIGTWIDTTLRGWVAVNLFSENEAAGFIGLVAFLKGLPTVILSPVCGVMIDWFGPKNVLLFTQIADALNATLMAYLVHKGVLSALQLLFLSLVMGISQAFYLPSRNTFIGTIVPRSLLSNALALHAMIFNFARMIGPSIAGFIVEYKGMSFGFLINAITFLPLIVSLFFIKGEKANVQQPERNFFTDMRAGVVYIASHKVLLVTFLSSTIYAVFGMPYSMLMQAFAKSAVKTGLVGYGLIMGSMGLGALVGAMLAGSLEVDTVVKFREEYLILWIGLSTLVSFMYPPAAFVMSFVNGASQTIFFNTANTRTQYLSPANMKGRTMSLYALINNGGSPVGTFLFGLLGNKIGIRNTYGVLASAMIAYFLARKSIKALQIDLEDLPQIR
- a CDS encoding sulfite exporter TauE/SafE family protein; its protein translation is MLYFLVFLSGIASGFLNVVGGGGSLITLPLLTLLGMDLSVANGTNRIAILLQNITAVRSFHKDRVLPVKLSLLCAIPATIGSILGSYVVINIPQLLLKRIVGVLLLMMAFFIVAKPSMWTGNQKVRFNVPLVTLIFFGIGFYGGFIQAGVGFFFVFFTAILLGLDLVRNNALKVFIVLLYTPFSLLIFLLNGKVQILAGLVLGIGSMVGAWFGAKFAVKKGIDWLRYILLASVIVSGVSYLI